A portion of the Anoxybacillus gonensis genome contains these proteins:
- the parC gene encoding DNA topoisomerase IV subunit A, giving the protein MERVLDLPFEDVLGDRFGRYSKYIIQERALPDARDGLKPVQRRILYAMYVDGNTADKPFRKSAKTVGNVIGNFHPHGDSSVYEAMVRMSQEWKVRNVLIEMHGNNGSIDGDPPAAMRYTEARLSAIASELLRDIDKETVEFGPNFDDTSKEPVVLPAMFPNLLVNGSTGISAGYATEIPPHHLGEVIDAVIMRIDHPTCTVDDLMTVLKGPDFPTGGIIQGKEGIKTAYETGKGKIIIRAKATIEQGKGGKQAIVITEIPYEVNKANLVKKIDELRLEKKLDGIVDVRDETDRTGLRIVIEVKKDGNAEGILNYLYKNTDLQITYNFNMVAIHERRPKLLSLPQLLDAYIEHQKEVVANRSRYELRKAKERAHIVEGLMKAISILDEVIATIRASKDKKDAKANLMNRYEFTEPQAEAIVTLQLYRLTNTDIYDLREEANALNHKIEELTTILESEKKLLSVIKADLRKMKKMYADERRTTIEEEIKEIKIEMNVVVPEEDVIVTVTKDGYIKRTSLRSYSASNGQDIGMKEGDRLLGMFEMNTTHTLLLFTNKGNYLYCPVYELPDIRWKDIGQHISNMILLDRDEQITSVIPVTDFSHGYVLFITKQGFVKKTSLVHYKAQRYSKPLVAIRLKEDDEVVNVYQTDGTGRIFLVTQYGYGLLFQEEEIGEVGVRAAGVKGIHLKEGDCVVSGQQATEENVILVTKRGAVKKIARTELEQSTRAKRGQLLIKEVKTTPHRLVSCHFLSHGYVILKTEKGITEEVYVDELRLSDRYGNVTYVLDCEEAGHVTETWVKWS; this is encoded by the coding sequence ATGGAACGTGTATTAGATTTACCGTTTGAAGATGTGTTAGGGGACCGATTTGGTCGGTATAGTAAATATATTATTCAAGAACGCGCCCTACCTGATGCACGCGATGGATTGAAGCCAGTGCAGCGTCGCATTTTATATGCGATGTATGTGGACGGAAATACGGCCGATAAACCGTTTCGCAAATCAGCGAAGACTGTCGGAAATGTTATCGGTAATTTTCATCCACATGGTGATTCTTCCGTATATGAAGCGATGGTGCGCATGAGCCAAGAATGGAAAGTGAGAAATGTACTGATTGAAATGCACGGGAATAATGGAAGTATTGATGGAGACCCACCCGCAGCGATGCGTTATACAGAAGCCAGACTATCTGCAATCGCATCTGAATTGTTGCGCGACATCGATAAAGAAACGGTAGAATTTGGACCAAACTTTGATGATACGAGCAAAGAACCTGTTGTATTGCCAGCGATGTTTCCCAATTTACTTGTCAATGGTTCAACAGGCATTTCAGCAGGTTATGCGACAGAAATTCCACCACATCATCTAGGAGAAGTAATTGATGCAGTGATTATGCGCATTGATCATCCGACTTGTACAGTTGATGATTTAATGACCGTATTAAAAGGTCCGGATTTCCCAACGGGTGGCATCATCCAAGGAAAAGAAGGCATTAAAACGGCCTATGAAACAGGAAAAGGGAAAATTATTATTCGCGCTAAAGCAACGATCGAACAAGGGAAAGGCGGCAAACAAGCAATTGTGATTACGGAAATCCCTTACGAAGTCAATAAAGCGAATTTAGTTAAAAAAATTGATGAATTGCGCCTTGAAAAAAAGTTGGACGGAATTGTTGATGTGCGTGATGAAACAGATCGCACAGGTTTACGCATCGTTATCGAAGTGAAAAAAGACGGCAATGCAGAAGGTATTTTAAACTATTTGTATAAAAATACTGATTTGCAAATTACGTACAATTTCAACATGGTTGCCATCCATGAGCGTCGTCCAAAGTTATTAAGCTTGCCGCAATTATTAGATGCATATATCGAACATCAAAAAGAAGTGGTCGCGAATCGTTCCCGTTATGAATTACGAAAAGCAAAAGAACGTGCTCATATTGTTGAAGGGCTAATGAAAGCGATATCGATTTTAGATGAGGTAATCGCAACGATTCGTGCTTCCAAAGATAAAAAAGATGCAAAAGCAAATTTGATGAATCGCTATGAATTTACAGAGCCTCAGGCGGAAGCGATCGTCACATTACAGCTGTATCGTTTAACGAATACAGATATTTATGATTTGCGTGAAGAAGCAAACGCATTGAATCATAAAATCGAAGAATTAACGACCATTTTAGAAAGTGAGAAAAAGCTATTATCTGTGATTAAAGCCGATTTAAGAAAAATGAAAAAAATGTATGCAGATGAGCGAAGAACGACGATTGAAGAAGAAATAAAAGAAATTAAAATTGAAATGAATGTCGTTGTTCCTGAAGAAGATGTCATTGTTACCGTCACAAAAGATGGGTATATTAAGCGAACAAGTCTTCGGTCTTATAGCGCTTCTAATGGACAAGATATCGGCATGAAAGAGGGCGACAGATTGCTCGGTATGTTTGAAATGAATACGACACATACGTTGTTGTTGTTTACAAATAAAGGTAATTATCTATATTGCCCTGTTTATGAACTTCCAGATATTCGTTGGAAAGATATCGGTCAACATATTTCTAATATGATTTTGCTTGATCGTGATGAACAAATTACTAGTGTTATTCCAGTTACAGATTTTTCTCACGGATATGTTTTATTTATTACAAAACAAGGGTTTGTGAAAAAAACGAGTCTCGTTCATTATAAAGCGCAACGATACTCTAAACCGCTTGTAGCGATTCGACTAAAGGAAGATGATGAAGTTGTAAACGTGTATCAAACAGACGGCACAGGCCGTATATTCCTCGTCACGCAATACGGGTACGGTTTATTGTTCCAAGAAGAAGAAATCGGAGAAGTGGGCGTTCGAGCAGCTGGAGTGAAAGGAATTCATCTAAAAGAAGGAGATTGCGTCGTTTCTGGCCAGCAAGCAACTGAAGAAAACGTTATTCTTGTAACAAAACGTGGAGCAGTAAAAAAAATTGCACGAACAGAACTCGAGCAATCTACACGCGCAAAACGTGGGCAACTTCTCATTAAGGAAGTAAAAACGACTCCACATCGATTAGTGAGCTGTCATTTCCTTTCTCATGGATATGTGATTTTAAAGACGGAGAAAGGAATAACGGAAGAGGTTTATGTCGACGAATTGCGATTAAGTGATCGATACGGCAATGTAACGTACGTGCTTGATTGTGAAGAAGCTGGTCATGTTACGGAGACGTGGGTGAAATGGTCATAA
- a CDS encoding PilZ domain-containing protein — MMRFKRQEPFRYQFGQPIPCTFRITRIGEREVETDKGAAEIHDISPRGIRMETKLHLPIDSAKGEMEVELQFTIVDQPITVRGVVIWKKTYANEFQYGISLEISKQEEMQLIGEIKRHAAMYARKKESK; from the coding sequence ATGATGAGATTTAAACGACAAGAACCTTTCCGATATCAATTTGGTCAACCGATTCCGTGCACGTTCCGTATTACACGCATTGGAGAACGGGAGGTAGAAACGGATAAAGGAGCGGCTGAAATTCACGATATTAGTCCGCGTGGCATTCGCATGGAGACGAAGTTACATTTACCTATCGACTCTGCCAAAGGTGAAATGGAAGTGGAGTTACAGTTTACAATTGTTGATCAACCGATAACGGTGCGCGGCGTTGTCATTTGGAAAAAAACATATGCAAATGAATTTCAATACGGTATATCATTAGAGATTTCTAAACAAGAAGAAATGCAGTTAATCGGAGAAATTAAAAGACATGCGGCGATGTATGCTCGGAAAAAAGAAAGCAAATAA
- the treP gene encoding PTS system trehalose-specific EIIBC component, with the protein MRQSVEKIVQAVGGKENIIAATHCVTRLRFALKDEGKVDKEALENIDIVKGSFSVNGQFQVVIGQGLVEKVYNEMIEMTGLGRATKQDIKDAAEKKLNPLQRAIKTLADIFIPLLPAIVTAGLLMGLNNILTGPGIFYEGKSVVDVHKQWRDFADMINLIANTAFVFLPGLIGWSAVKKFGGSELLGIVLGLMLVHPALLNAWAYASAVQEGTVPYWNLFGFDIQKIGYQGQVLPILISSYVLAKLEQFLKKRIPESFQLLLVAPIALLVTGFVSFIAIGPVTFGVANALTDGLVALFDRFAALGGLVYGGLYAVLVVTGMHHTFLAVDLQLIGSTGGTFLWPMLALSNIAQGSAALAMMFATKDEKLKGLSFTSAVSAYLGITEPAMFGVNLRFRYPFISALIGSAIAGIFITINKVQASSIGVGGLPGFLSIFPEKWAPFFIGMAIVLIVPFTLTYIFAKTKGGK; encoded by the coding sequence ATGCGACAATCTGTTGAGAAAATTGTCCAAGCGGTCGGTGGGAAAGAAAATATTATTGCTGCGACACATTGCGTCACACGTCTTCGCTTTGCGTTAAAAGATGAAGGAAAAGTGGACAAAGAAGCATTAGAAAACATTGATATTGTGAAAGGGTCATTTTCAGTCAATGGCCAGTTTCAAGTAGTGATTGGTCAAGGATTAGTGGAAAAAGTATATAACGAAATGATTGAAATGACCGGTCTCGGTCGAGCGACAAAACAAGACATTAAAGACGCTGCGGAAAAAAAATTAAATCCGCTACAACGGGCCATTAAAACGTTAGCTGACATCTTTATTCCGCTTTTACCTGCTATCGTCACAGCTGGTTTATTGATGGGATTAAATAACATTTTAACAGGCCCGGGAATTTTTTATGAAGGAAAATCAGTTGTTGATGTTCATAAACAATGGCGCGATTTTGCTGATATGATTAACTTAATTGCCAATACAGCGTTCGTCTTTTTACCTGGATTAATTGGTTGGTCAGCTGTTAAAAAATTTGGTGGAAGCGAGTTACTCGGAATTGTACTCGGACTTATGCTTGTTCATCCAGCGTTATTAAATGCATGGGCATACGCTTCAGCTGTGCAAGAAGGAACAGTGCCATATTGGAATTTATTTGGATTTGATATTCAAAAAATCGGTTATCAAGGCCAAGTATTACCTATTTTAATTTCATCATATGTGTTAGCGAAATTAGAACAATTTTTGAAAAAACGTATTCCGGAATCATTTCAATTGTTGCTTGTCGCTCCAATTGCATTGCTTGTAACGGGGTTTGTTTCTTTTATCGCAATCGGTCCTGTGACGTTTGGTGTTGCAAACGCTTTAACAGATGGTCTTGTTGCTTTATTTGATCGTTTTGCAGCGTTAGGTGGGCTTGTATATGGAGGGCTATACGCCGTTCTCGTTGTCACAGGCATGCACCATACGTTTTTAGCGGTAGACTTACAATTGATTGGTAGCACAGGTGGGACATTTTTATGGCCGATGCTTGCGTTATCGAACATCGCTCAAGGTTCCGCAGCACTTGCGATGATGTTCGCTACAAAAGATGAAAAATTAAAAGGTTTATCGTTTACATCGGCTGTATCTGCTTACTTGGGCATTACGGAGCCAGCGATGTTTGGTGTAAACTTACGATTCCGTTATCCGTTCATTTCAGCGTTAATCGGTTCTGCTATTGCGGGAATTTTTATTACGATCAATAAAGTGCAAGCTTCGTCTATTGGCGTCGGTGGATTACCTGGATTTTTATCGATTTTTCCTGAAAAATGGGCACCGTTTTTCATCGGCATGGCCATCGTCCTTATCGTTCCATTTACGTTGACGTACATTTTCGCAAAAACGAAAGGCGGTAAGTAA
- the treC gene encoding alpha,alpha-phosphotrehalase, translated as MHPWWKTAVVYQIYPKSFKDTNGDGIGDLQGVIQKLDYLQILGVDAIWLTPIYESPQRDNGYDISDYYRIYEPYGTMEDFEKLIEEAHKRNIKIVMDIVVNHTSTDHEWFQQARSSKDNPYRHFYIWRDKPNNWQSKFGGSAWEYDEQTGQYYLHLFDVTQADLNWENEEVRKRVYDMMHFWLQKGVDGFRLDVINLISKDQRFLDDDGSIPPGDGRKYYTDGPRIHEFLQEMNREVFSKYDMMTVGEMSSTSIDHCILYTNPDRHELNMTFNFHHLKVDYPNGEKWAVANFDFLQLKKILSKWQVNMHKGGGWNALFWCNHDQPRIVSRYGDDGRYHKQSAKMLATTIHMMQGTPFIYQGEEIGMTDPKFERIDDYRDVESLNMYRILKGQGKSEQEVLHILQRKSRDNSRTPMQWSDERHAGFTTGTPWISVARNYEEINVQRALQDPTSIFYHYQKLIQLRKRYDIITTGDYELILEDHPSIFAYIRNGNDEKLVVINNFYGQETLFEWPEHVDITEYKSEILLSNYDDSPSDFTKMMLRPYESIVYYLKK; from the coding sequence ATGCATCCATGGTGGAAAACAGCAGTCGTGTATCAAATTTATCCGAAAAGTTTCAAAGATACAAATGGCGATGGGATTGGTGATTTGCAAGGGGTTATACAAAAGCTTGATTATTTACAAATTCTCGGGGTTGATGCCATCTGGCTCACCCCCATTTACGAATCTCCACAGCGTGACAATGGATATGATATAAGCGACTATTATCGAATTTATGAACCATACGGTACGATGGAAGACTTTGAAAAACTTATTGAAGAAGCGCATAAGCGGAATATAAAAATTGTGATGGATATCGTTGTGAACCATACGTCAACAGATCATGAATGGTTCCAACAAGCTCGCTCATCTAAAGATAACCCGTATCGTCATTTTTACATTTGGAGAGATAAACCAAACAATTGGCAATCGAAATTTGGGGGATCAGCTTGGGAGTATGATGAACAAACAGGACAATATTATTTACACTTGTTCGATGTTACACAAGCTGATTTGAACTGGGAAAACGAAGAAGTGCGTAAGCGTGTATATGACATGATGCATTTTTGGTTACAAAAAGGAGTAGACGGGTTCCGTTTAGATGTCATTAATTTAATTTCGAAAGATCAACGATTTTTAGACGATGATGGATCTATTCCCCCTGGAGATGGAAGAAAATATTATACAGACGGTCCACGCATTCATGAATTTTTGCAAGAAATGAATCGAGAGGTATTTTCAAAATACGATATGATGACAGTAGGAGAAATGTCATCAACGTCTATTGATCATTGTATTTTATATACAAATCCTGATCGTCATGAACTGAATATGACATTTAATTTCCATCATTTGAAAGTTGACTATCCAAATGGAGAGAAGTGGGCAGTTGCTAATTTTGACTTTTTACAGTTAAAAAAGATTTTATCAAAATGGCAAGTGAACATGCATAAAGGCGGGGGATGGAACGCATTGTTTTGGTGCAATCATGACCAACCACGCATCGTTTCTCGTTATGGGGATGATGGACGTTATCATAAACAATCAGCAAAAATGTTAGCGACAACGATTCATATGATGCAGGGCACCCCTTTTATTTATCAAGGTGAAGAGATCGGAATGACCGATCCAAAATTTGAACGAATCGATGATTATCGAGATGTCGAATCATTAAATATGTACCGAATATTAAAAGGACAAGGAAAAAGTGAACAAGAGGTATTGCATATTTTACAGCGAAAATCTCGTGACAACTCTCGAACACCAATGCAATGGAGCGATGAGCGACACGCGGGATTTACAACTGGAACACCTTGGATTTCTGTCGCGCGCAATTATGAAGAAATTAATGTTCAACGAGCGTTACAAGATCCAACGTCTATTTTTTATCATTATCAAAAACTAATTCAGTTGCGTAAACGATACGACATCATTACGACAGGGGATTACGAACTCATTTTAGAAGACCATCCTTCGATTTTTGCATATATACGTAACGGAAACGATGAAAAACTTGTTGTGATTAATAATTTTTACGGACAAGAAACGTTGTTTGAATGGCCAGAACATGTAGACATCACAGAATATAAAAGCGAAATATTATTATCGAACTATGACGACTCGCCAAGCGATTTTACAAAAATGATGTTGCGTCCGTATGAATCCATTGTTTATTACTTGAAAAAATAA
- the treR gene encoding trehalose operon repressor has translation MSENKYLSIYNDLLSKIEKGIFKPGMKIPSENQLVEQYETSRETIRKALNLLSEHGYIQKIKGKGSIVLDVRKFDFPISGLISFKELAQKLGKPSRTIVEQLEVMKPDDMLKKHLHVTARDDIWKVVRVREIEGERIILDKDFFNKKFVPFLSKDICERSIYEYLEKELQLKISFAKKEFFVEECTDEDRKYLHVKQYTHVVVVRNYVYLDDASLFQYTESRHRLDKFRFVDFARRIHLH, from the coding sequence ATGAGTGAAAATAAATATTTATCCATTTATAATGACTTGTTATCGAAAATTGAAAAGGGAATATTTAAACCTGGAATGAAAATTCCTTCTGAAAATCAGCTCGTTGAACAATATGAGACATCTCGTGAAACGATTCGCAAAGCGCTCAATTTACTTTCGGAACATGGGTATATTCAAAAAATTAAAGGAAAAGGTTCCATTGTATTAGACGTTCGTAAATTCGATTTCCCGATTTCGGGCTTGATTAGTTTTAAAGAATTAGCACAAAAGTTAGGAAAACCTTCGCGAACGATTGTTGAGCAACTTGAAGTGATGAAACCCGATGACATGTTAAAAAAACATCTCCACGTGACGGCAAGAGATGACATTTGGAAAGTAGTACGCGTGAGAGAAATTGAAGGCGAGCGCATTATTTTAGATAAAGATTTTTTTAACAAAAAATTTGTTCCGTTTTTGTCTAAAGATATATGTGAGCGCTCCATTTATGAATATTTAGAAAAAGAATTGCAATTAAAAATTAGCTTTGCCAAAAAGGAATTTTTCGTTGAAGAGTGTACGGATGAAGATCGAAAGTATTTACATGTTAAACAATATACGCACGTTGTTGTCGTGCGGAATTACGTTTATTTAGATGATGCGAGTTTGTTTCAATATACAGAGTCCCGTCATCGTCTTGATAAATTTCGCTTCGTTGATTTTGCGCGGCGCATTCATTTGCATTAA
- the rpmG gene encoding 50S ribosomal protein L33: MRVKVVLQCTETGDRNYITTKNKRNNPERLELKKYCPRLKRHTLHRETK, translated from the coding sequence ATGCGTGTCAAAGTCGTTTTACAATGCACAGAAACTGGGGATCGTAACTACATAACAACGAAAAATAAGCGAAACAATCCAGAGCGGCTAGAATTAAAAAAATATTGTCCTCGCCTAAAGCGCCATACGTTACATCGTGAAACAAAATAA
- the speE gene encoding polyamine aminopropyltransferase — translation MNYIKEQNGQLWLTEDERENLKISYRIKEIIYSEHSPFQHVMILDSYDFGRMLVLDGVVQTTSIDGHIYNEMIAHVPLSLHPSPKKVLIIGGGDCGAAREVAKYEEVEEIHLVEIDELVVQACKEHLPEVSGNLSDPRVQYIYKDGVQFVKDRVNTYDVIIIDSSDPIGPAQVLFEYDFYKSVHEALKEDGMMVCQSQSPIFHMDVLKQTYTNIRHLFPHVHVYTATVPTYPGGLWSFTLGSKQPISFERLNTFTKQTKYANADVLNQCFRLPQFMKEHLQS, via the coding sequence ATGAACTACATAAAAGAACAAAATGGTCAATTATGGTTAACAGAAGATGAACGTGAAAATTTAAAAATTAGTTATCGCATTAAAGAAATCATTTACTCAGAGCATTCACCATTTCAACATGTCATGATTTTAGACTCATACGACTTCGGAAGAATGCTCGTACTTGACGGAGTTGTACAAACCACTTCCATTGATGGTCATATTTATAACGAGATGATCGCACATGTTCCTCTTTCTCTTCATCCGTCGCCGAAAAAAGTTTTAATTATTGGCGGGGGCGATTGTGGCGCAGCTCGTGAAGTGGCGAAATATGAAGAGGTAGAAGAAATACATCTTGTCGAAATCGATGAACTTGTTGTTCAAGCATGTAAAGAACATTTACCTGAAGTATCTGGAAATCTTTCGGACCCACGTGTGCAATATATATATAAAGATGGGGTTCAATTTGTGAAAGACCGTGTGAATACGTACGATGTCATTATTATTGACTCGTCCGACCCGATTGGCCCTGCACAAGTATTATTTGAATACGATTTTTACAAAAGTGTGCATGAAGCGCTCAAAGAAGATGGAATGATGGTTTGTCAAAGCCAATCCCCTATTTTTCATATGGACGTATTGAAACAAACATATACAAATATTCGTCATTTATTCCCGCATGTACACGTATATACAGCTACTGTTCCAACATATCCTGGCGGGCTATGGAGCTTTACGCTCGGTAGTAAACAACCTATTTCATTTGAGCGACTCAACACATTCACAAAACAGACGAAATACGCAAATGCGGATGTATTAAACCAATGCTTCCGTCTCCCACAATTTATGAAAGAACATCTCCAATCGTAG
- a CDS encoding formate/nitrite transporter family protein gives MDALQTCKELALKKRSILQTSPLQYMIRAALAGVYIGFALVLCVRVGQYFYETHSPATYLVSGIFFGIALVLIMYGGAELFTGNTMYFTVSTLQRETTIGDTLRNWVACYSGNLLGAVFFAFLIAQSGIFHDLPMDHLLFAIALKKMHATTLQLFIKGVLCNWLVCLAIFIPMQMKEDIAKIFAMILIVFVFFASGYEHSIANFVIFSLALAVQHPDTIHVAGIVHNIIPVTLGNIVGGSLFMGALYTYLSSSSAKQSAPTWKGAFGVRKIMNK, from the coding sequence ATGGACGCTTTACAAACATGCAAAGAGCTCGCATTAAAAAAACGATCCATTTTGCAAACATCACCGCTTCAATATATGATTCGTGCTGCTTTAGCAGGTGTATATATCGGTTTTGCTCTTGTTCTTTGTGTACGGGTTGGTCAATACTTTTATGAAACACATTCACCAGCGACTTATTTAGTAAGTGGCATTTTCTTCGGGATTGCCCTTGTGCTGATTATGTATGGTGGGGCAGAATTGTTTACAGGAAATACGATGTACTTTACGGTTAGTACCTTGCAAAGAGAAACGACGATTGGAGACACCCTTCGTAACTGGGTCGCATGTTATAGCGGGAATTTGCTCGGTGCTGTTTTCTTTGCTTTTTTAATTGCGCAGTCAGGAATTTTTCATGATCTTCCGATGGATCATTTACTATTTGCAATTGCATTGAAGAAAATGCATGCAACAACGTTACAACTATTTATAAAAGGGGTTTTATGTAACTGGCTCGTTTGTTTAGCTATTTTTATTCCGATGCAAATGAAAGAAGATATCGCAAAAATATTTGCTATGATTTTAATTGTTTTCGTCTTTTTTGCTTCTGGATATGAACACTCGATCGCAAATTTCGTTATTTTCTCCCTTGCATTAGCTGTTCAACATCCTGATACGATTCATGTGGCAGGAATTGTCCATAACATCATACCTGTAACGCTTGGCAATATTGTCGGCGGGTCGTTATTTATGGGGGCGTTATACACGTATCTTTCATCTTCTTCTGCTAAACAATCTGCTCCCACATGGAAAGGGGCTTTTGGCGTACGAAAAATAATGAATAAGTAA
- the purU gene encoding formyltetrahydrofolate deformylase yields MYFQQKHAQKFMDKYKDRARLLISCPDQPGIVAAVTTFLYEQGANIVESSQYSTDPEGGTFFLRIEFDAPNILERKGEMEREFATIAQRFSMKWRLSLHTHIKKVAIFVSKEEHCLLELLWEWQAGELLADFALVISNHEQMRETVESFGIPYYYIPVTKETKQEAEEKQIQLLKEHDIDVIVLARYMQILSPRFVETFPTQIINIHHSFLPAFIGARPYEQAYRRGVKLIGATSHYVTDDLDEGPIIEQDVERVDHKHHVEDLKRIGRMIEKTVLVRALKWHLEDRVIVHENKTIVFK; encoded by the coding sequence ATGTATTTTCAACAAAAACACGCACAAAAGTTTATGGACAAATATAAAGATCGGGCACGCTTGCTTATCTCGTGCCCAGACCAACCTGGAATTGTTGCAGCTGTCACCACTTTTTTGTATGAACAAGGAGCCAATATCGTTGAGTCGAGTCAATATTCGACAGATCCTGAAGGTGGTACATTTTTTTTACGAATTGAGTTTGATGCTCCGAATATATTAGAGAGAAAAGGAGAGATGGAGAGGGAGTTCGCAACGATTGCACAACGTTTTTCAATGAAATGGCGATTGAGTTTACATACGCACATAAAAAAGGTAGCGATATTTGTTTCGAAAGAAGAACATTGCTTATTAGAGTTATTGTGGGAATGGCAAGCGGGTGAATTGCTTGCAGATTTCGCTCTCGTCATCAGCAACCATGAACAAATGAGAGAAACGGTAGAGTCATTCGGGATCCCTTACTATTACATACCAGTGACAAAAGAAACAAAACAAGAAGCAGAAGAAAAACAAATACAGTTGTTAAAGGAACATGATATTGATGTCATTGTGCTTGCTCGTTACATGCAAATTTTATCACCTCGTTTTGTCGAAACGTTTCCAACGCAAATTATTAATATTCACCATTCGTTTTTACCGGCGTTTATCGGTGCGCGACCATACGAGCAAGCTTATCGACGTGGAGTAAAACTCATCGGCGCCACGTCTCATTATGTGACAGATGATTTAGATGAAGGACCAATTATTGAACAAGATGTGGAACGAGTTGATCATAAACATCATGTAGAAGACTTGAAGCGAATTGGACGCATGATCGAAAAAACAGTCCTCGTTCGTGCATTAAAGTGGCATTTAGAAGATCGTGTTATCGTTCATGAAAATAAAACAATTGTATTCAAATAA
- a CDS encoding helix-turn-helix transcriptional regulator encodes MSEKRKPSGFLLKQRAFLKLYLITLTEQERLYGLKLLDVLREEFQPFGYRPNHSEVYKALHDLIEEGILEQVKKKKEGMKYQEVVYYRFTEEGYKKAQLYKRQLKTELDRCEALIRKAIKDNFS; translated from the coding sequence ATGAGCGAAAAAAGAAAACCGAGCGGATTTTTATTAAAGCAACGCGCATTTTTAAAGCTATATTTAATTACTTTAACCGAACAAGAACGATTGTACGGACTTAAGTTGTTAGATGTACTTCGTGAAGAATTTCAGCCGTTTGGATACCGACCAAATCATTCCGAAGTGTACAAAGCACTACACGATTTAATTGAGGAAGGGATTTTAGAACAAGTGAAAAAGAAAAAAGAAGGGATGAAATATCAAGAAGTTGTTTATTACCGTTTTACTGAGGAAGGATATAAAAAAGCCCAGCTATATAAGCGGCAATTAAAAACAGAATTAGATCGTTGTGAAGCGCTTATTCGTAAAGCCATTAAAGATAATTTTAGTTGA
- a CDS encoding metal-sensitive transcriptional regulator produces the protein MTYDNQVKNRLKRIEGQVRGVLKMMDEQKDCKEVVAQLSAIRSAVDRAIAVVVSANLERCIRKDIETGSLESEKLIQEAVELLVKSR, from the coding sequence ATGACATACGATAACCAAGTAAAAAATCGATTAAAACGCATTGAAGGACAAGTTCGCGGTGTGCTGAAAATGATGGATGAGCAAAAAGATTGTAAAGAAGTGGTTGCTCAATTATCCGCTATTCGCAGTGCCGTCGATCGCGCCATTGCAGTAGTTGTAAGTGCTAATTTGGAGCGTTGCATTCGCAAAGATATCGAAACAGGATCATTAGAAAGTGAAAAACTGATTCAAGAAGCGGTTGAGCTACTCGTCAAAAGTCGATAA